GTAGCGACGGCGGGGTTCTCTGTGGGCACCTTGATGGGGATGAGCGTTCTCATGAAGCTGGCTTTTGCACCGTGGATATTCTGCTCGGCGGCACCTGAAGCACTGCTGGTCGTCGAATATGTACGTCCACGCGAATTGGTCACTAATACAGGGGCATACAGATCTTTCTTTTTTTCCTGCTTCTCTTCATCGGCATCCTTTCGATCAAAGGACAACGTGTAGCTGACCACACCGTTAGACTTCTCCTCCATCTCCGTACTCATCCCGTCATAGAATTCTTCGAGCACGCCACCATCTTCGGTCAGTGTGATTCCGATGTTCTGAAGCTCGGCCGGATCGAGTTCGTATATCGAATACCCCTGTATGCGAAGCTTCGTCCACTTTGCATACAGATCATTTCTGAGCTTTCTTCGGGCTTTGTTTTCGGGTGAGTTCGGATGCTCCGCCTTCCGCCTCTCCAAAGCGCGCTTCATTGCTAGCGACATTTCATCAGTAGTGCGCTGCATATCCGGGGACATCCCGGTCGAGTTACTGGAGGTATCCTTTTTCGTTTTTAAGGAGTCGTCGTCCGTCACACTGGAAGTTGACGTATGCTGCTCCGGGGCCTGCTGCAGCTGCGCTGCCGGTGCGTCCGGGTTGTTCTGAGACTGAGTGGATTCCTGTGTGAGTTGATTTGTGTTTTCTACCTGTGCGGTGTTGAGATTGAAAATGATCAGTAATGCTGCGACTAAAACCATAACTCCTCCGACTACAATAATTGAGCGATGAGCGATTGGCATCCGTTTTCTGCGATACGGATGAGCCGTGGAAAGGAGATAGTCCTGAACAGTCGATGTCGACATGCGGGGCTCCGTGTTGCGGGCTTCCTCCAGCATGGAGTCAAGAGTTCTGTGTTTCGACGTACTCATTGTTCGACCTCGATTCTTTCCTTTGCCGGCTGCGCATTTCCGGTCTGGCTGGAATCCTCGTGTTCAGGTACTCCGAGGAGCAGCGCGAGCTGCTTCCTGGCGCGGACGAGACGGGATTTGACACCGGACATTGATCCACCTTGCATTGTGCGAATCTCCTTGAGACTGAGTCCCGACAATTCATAGAGCACAAGCGTTTCACGCAGTTTTGGCGGCAACTTTGCAATGGCAGCATACAGCGCTTCCATGTCCGCCGAGAGTTCGATCGACTCGGCCGTCTCAAACCGGAGTTCTTCATGCTTTCTCTCGAAAGGCAGATGCAGTGTTCTGCGCTTTGCCATGAGCCAGTGCAGCCGTTTCGCAATCGTAATCAGATAGAAGCGGAAGGACGATTGGTCGCGAACAGTGTCGAATGCCTGGTAGGCACGCAAAAGTGTTTCGCCAATCAGATCGCCTGCATCGTCCTGATCGCGTGTCATGCCGCGGACATAGCGCTCAAAGGCCGGATAGTGCTCATCCAGCAGCGAGAGAAATGCGCTCTGCCTTGCTGCGTCTTCCTGTGACGGCGGTGCGGTCGAATTCATCCGGTTCTGCGTGGTCCCCCAGCTGGGTGATTAAGGTGGATCCGGTATCCCGTCTCCATGTAGTAGAGGGAGAAACAGGAAAAAAGTCGCATGCAAGGTACAGATAATGTGAACAAGCGGCCCGGAGGGGGCCGCCTGCGCAGGTGACGACGGATACAGATGCATGCGAGGGAGGGGGAAATAACAACGAGGAATGAACATCAACTCTGGGGAAGCGGTGTTGGGGATTTCACATCTGCGGCAGATTTCCTTTTCGCGAACACACCGACAAGGATCAGTGTAGCGACGATCTGAAGGAAGATCGCGGCGGTAATGATCAATGGGTGCTCGGCCAGGAGCGTCTCGGGTCCGGCTATGGCGGCAGTGAAGAAGGAGAGGTTCATCACGTTGAAAAGTACGATGACGGCCAGAAGGGAACGGCTGCCTCTGTACACCCACCAGCACCAGATGCCATAGGCGGTTTCAACGACAAAGCCCAGGAGCGGCAGACTGTACACACCGAGTCCCAGCTTGACGGAACCGGCGATCGGAAGTACGGCGATATCAGCGGTGTGTGTCAGCAGATCGAGAACGATGTGGGAGAGGATTCCGATTCCAACCGCGAGAGCGAGAGCGGACTGCTTCAGTCCATACCGCAGGACAGCCGCGGCCGCAGCTGCGATGACCACGGTCATCACGATCGAGTGCGAGTACGGCATGTGCACGAGGTGAATGTTGGCGACGGAATGCACCGCGGCATCGGTGATTGTTCGCTCTATCCCCAGGAAATTCAGCGCAACCCAGAGCAGTTCGATAAGCTGCACGGATATGAGCAGCCATATCATGGACACTCCCGGGAATTTCTTCTTCAATACCAACGCGGTCGCTGCATGATTTATGGCAAACATGATGTCTCCTTTTTCTATATGAAGAGTACTATATCAGTATTATCAGTACTCGTGTAATCAAAAAATTTTACGCCGAATTCAGCGATGTTTTCGAGCGCCCGGTCAGAGCCCCTTCAAGGAAGAGGGTGGTAAGTCCGGCATAAGCGTCGATATTACTGAGAGGGGAAGCGGACAGCGCCTCCGGCTGCACGGCAAGTTCGGTGAGTTTTGTATACACGAGCAAGATGAAGTCCAGTTCCATATCACTGCGGATAATTCCTTCGTCGATGCCGTCCCGGAACAACCGGCCGTAGAGATTATCGAGGCGATCCTGCCGCATGGACTGATACACATCCCAGAGCTCGGGGGTGTGCATGCGAAGATCCGTTAGAAACTCCTCGCTGACTTTTGTCAGGATGC
The genomic region above belongs to bacterium and contains:
- a CDS encoding T9SS type A sorting domain-containing protein gives rise to the protein MVLVAALLIIFNLNTAQVENTNQLTQESTQSQNNPDAPAAQLQQAPEQHTSTSSVTDDDSLKTKKDTSSNSTGMSPDMQRTTDEMSLAMKRALERRKAEHPNSPENKARRKLRNDLYAKWTKLRIQGYSIYELDPAELQNIGITLTEDGGVLEEFYDGMSTEMEEKSNGVVSYTLSFDRKDADEEKQEKKKDLYAPVLVTNSRGRTYSTTSSASGAAEQNIHGAKASFMRTLIPIKVPTENPAVATESGDYYYIYWFKPDPGFIEKLPHRVQRAVEEQQRQLEENTENGVTAPRSLAANIYPNPITQAKATVEFTLPEPRRVAVSMYDVKGERVREMSVTDQRGEGTWQEQIDIGDLSNGLYLLAVTTDGGEQSVQPIMVKR
- a CDS encoding RNA polymerase sigma factor, translated to MNSTAPPSQEDAARQSAFLSLLDEHYPAFERYVRGMTRDQDDAGDLIGETLLRAYQAFDTVRDQSSFRFYLITIAKRLHWLMAKRRTLHLPFERKHEELRFETAESIELSADMEALYAAIAKLPPKLRETLVLYELSGLSLKEIRTMQGGSMSGVKSRLVRARKQLALLLGVPEHEDSSQTGNAQPAKERIEVEQ
- a CDS encoding TetR/AcrR family transcriptional regulator, yielding MSSDHTRNRILAAASQRFFRHGFYRVSMDSLVAEVRTSKSTIYKYFPSKEDLVQAVLEEINREINETLEAIVTDGTRNFQEKLTAVTRFTGSILTKVSEEFLTDLRMHTPELWDVYQSMRQDRLDNLYGRLFRDGIDEGIIRSDMELDFILLVYTKLTELAVQPEALSASPLSNIDAYAGLTTLFLEGALTGRSKTSLNSA